AGCATAGGATTGAATCACAGCAATGATATTCCTGAGTTTGTTGCAGTTGAAAATGGCAAAGAAAATGACATGGTACAAGGCCGCAAATTCCAGTTTCCTGCTGGCAGCATTGTAGTTTTTGATAAAGGCTATGTCGATTACCAATGGTATGCAAATCTGACTGCTCAAAACATTGGATTTGTCACACGTTTTAGGCCTAAATCTGTGTATCAGGTGATCCGGCAACATCCAGTGCTTGAATCCAAAGGTATTCTAAAAGATGAAACCATTCAGCTGAATAGCGCACATGCCCTAAAAAGAAAAGCCCCAGTGTTAAGAAGAATTGAATATAGAGATCAGCAAAGTGGCAAGCACTTTAGCTTTCTCAGCAATAACTTTCATTTAGCCGCCTCCACCATTGCGGCGATTTATAAAGATCGTTGGAAAGTTGAGCTGTTCTTTAAGGCGATTAAGCAGAATCTCAAATTAAAAGCGTTTCTAGGCCGCAGCAGGAACGCAATTCAGACACAAATCTGGATTGCGATGATCGCCTATTTATTGGTGAGTTTCGCTCAACATTTAGGGAAAACAGGTTGGACAGTTCAACGTTTACTCAGAATAATTCAAGTGAATTTGTTTGAAAGAAGAACTTTAAAAGCTTTATTTTCACCCGATAAAATACCCATAAAACAAGAGGAAGCTCAAATGAGCTTCCTCTTGTGAAAAATTGTGGGACAGCAATGAGCTTCGGCTTCCCTTTTTTATTGACTGTGAAGTTAGTAAAAAGATGAATGCCGGCACATGACAGGGATCATGAAAGTCGATAGTCTGTGAAAAGGAAACTAAAATGATAAACAACAAGGACAATAGAATGCTTGCCTACGATGCCGATCTAGAATTATTCCGCGATAATTTTAAACGCTTTATGAACGAACATGTCGCACCGTACTACGACCAGTGGGAACGTGAAGGTCTGATGCCGCGTTCAGTCTGGAATGCACTCGGTGAAAATGGCTTCTTGTGTGTCGATGTTCCAGAAGAATATGGTGGCTATGGGGTGCCGACCGATTATTCCTTGATGCTGATCGAAGAATCTGCACGTGCCGGATACAGTGCCATTGCCACAGGTCTGTCTTGTCATTCCGATATTGCAGCACCGTATATCCTGCATATTGGTACTGAAGAACAGAAAAAATACTGGTTACCAAAAATGGTCACCGGTGAAGTGGTCGGTGCGATTGGCATGACCGAGCCAGGTGCAGGTTCAGATTTGCAAGCCATGCGTACTAGTGCCATCTTGCAGGATGAATATTATCTGTTAAATGGCTCAAAAACCTTCATTTCCAATGGTCAGCATGCTGACTTGGTGGTGCTTGCCGTCAAAACCGATCCTCAAGCCCGAGCTAAAGGCGTTTCATTGCTGCTGGTCGATACCCATCTGGAAGGCTTTAAAAAAGGCACTAATCTGGACAAGATTGGTCTGCATGCTCAGGATACGTCTGAACTGTTCTTCGACAATGTCAAAGTGCCAAAGGACCAATTACTGGGTCAGCCGGGACAGGGATTTGCTTACCTGATGCAGGAATTGCCACGTGAGCGTACCGCCATCGCTGCCACCGCTCTAGGCGCCATTCGTGGCTCGATCGATGTGACCACACAATATGTGAAAGAGCGTCAGGCTTTTGGTCAGGCGATCGGTCAATTCCAGAATACTCGTTTTGTGCTTGCGCAAGCGAAAATTGATGAATTGGCGACCGCAGCATTTTATAACCAGAATCTTGAGCTTTATATGCAAGGGAAGCTGGATGTAGAAACTGCAGCGGCACTAAAGAGCTTTTCTACCGATATGCAGATGAAAATCGCGGACAATCTCCTGCAATTATTTGGGGGTTATGGCTATATGACTGAATATCCAATTTCACGTTTCTTCGTTGATGCGCGGATTCAGCGGATTTATGGTGGTACTAATGAAATCATGAAAGAGATAGTGGCACGTGGTCTGTTAGGACGTTAATAGCTCACTCATAAAAAAAGAGTCCCGAAGGACTCTTTTTTATAGGGGGAGAACATAGCCAAGATGGGAAATATTTTTTAAGACTTTATGATTTTAAGACATCCAAACATTCATGAATAAAAATGGGTAAATCATTGGGTAGACGCGATGAAATCAACTGATTATTGTCATTCACCAGTTCTGCATCATAATACGTTCCACCGGCACGTTGTACGCGACTGGCATGCGCGCGAATACTGGTAATAATTCGATTTTTCAGCACATCTGCTTCACACAGTAATAATGATGCATCACATAAACTAAAGATGGTTTTCTTGGCTTGATTAAAAGCCTGGATAAATTGCAGCACCCGCATATCGGTAGATAAAGAAACTGCAGATTCACCGCCAGGAATCAGCAAGGCATCAAAATCATCAATACTGATTTGTTCGATGTCCCGGTCAATCGTCACTGCAGAACAGCCATGCAGACCATAGACCACTTTTCCTGCATTAAACTCAATATTACAGATGATATGCTTTGCTTCCAGCAAGGCCGCAACGGGTTCAAGATATTCCTGATCTTCAAAATTATTCGTCAAAAGTACAGCTATTCTTTTTGGCATGACTGACACCCAAACGCTTGTTTTAAGTTAGACTATCTATGATTGGTTAAAAAATCGTCTCTGCTTTGTAATTGAGTAGTGATTTAATGTAAAAAAATAAGTTAAATCAAAGAGAAGTCGATAAAAATGGGGTTGCAGAGTGTGCATTTTATTGTGAAATCTATCTTAGATATGAATGGTTCAAAAATGACGTTTGCGAAGCAATTATTTTAATTTTCTTATGCTTAAAACCGCTATATAGATTAAGAAATAGTGATATTTCATCTTCCTTAAAATCAGTTAATATGGACAGGCAAAGTTTACAATTTAATAATGTAAATCAAGCAGAAAAGCTGAAGTAAATGTTACCAGATATGACCAAAAGCAATAAATGGTTAAAATCAACTGTATGTTTTTAAGACTTAATCTACCAATGTCATATTGCGTAACATTTGAAAGCTCACTATTGTTATACTGAACAGATAAGGTTTATGAAGGGCGACAGAACAATGATCAACGACGATCAAAACACCACGACTTCTCTTGATTTGGCAAAAATTCGTGAAGATATCGATTCTGTTGATCAGCAAATTCAGCAATTGATTAACCGTCGGGCACGTTTGGCTGAAGCTGTGGCAAAAGCAAAGTTTGCTTCAGAAGAGAATCCGCTGTTTTACCGTCCAGAACGTGAAGCTCAGGTTTTGCGTAATGTCATGGAACGTAATGAAGGGCCATTGTCTGATACCACCATGGCACGTCTGTTCCGTGAAATCATGTCGGCCTGTCTGGCACTTGAAGCTCCGCAAAGCATTGCTTTCTTGGGACCAGTCGGGACCTATACTCATTCTGCGGTACTCAAGCACTTTGGCCATGATGCTGTGGTTCGTCCTTTACCGACCATTGATGAAGTTTTCCGTGACGTGGAAGCGGGCAGTGCCCATTATGGTCTGGTGCCGGTAGAAAATTCCTCTGAAGGCGTGGTTAACCATACTTTGGACTGTTTTAAAACATCGAACCTGAATGTGATTGGCGAAGTTGAATTACCGATTCACCATCAGTTCCTGATTTCTGAAAATACCCGTAAAGACAGCATCAAACAGATTTATGCGCATCAGCAGACTTTGGCACAGTGCCGTAAGTGGCTGGATGCGCATTATCCAGGCGTGGAACGTGTCGCTTTAAGCTCCAACGCAGAAGCAGCGCGCCGTATTCGTAATGAATGGCATTCTGCCGCGATTGCCTCTGAAATTGCTGCGAGCATTTATGATCTCGAAATCATGCATAGCAATATCGAGGATAATCCGGAAAATACCACACGCTTCCTGGTGATTGGCCGTGAAAAAGTGCCACAAAGCGGTAATGACAAGACTTCATTACTGATTTCAGCACATGATCGTGCCGGGGCTTTGCTGGAAATTCTGGCGCCATTTGCCAAGCATAATATCAGTCTGACCAGCATTGAAACCCGTCCTGCACTTCCTGAAAAATGGGCTTATGTGTTCTTCATTGATCTTGAAGGCCATATTGAGCAGGAACACGTGAAAGCAGCCATTGAAGAAATTCGTCCTTTGGTTAAAGAAGTTCGCGTGCTCGGTTCATATCCTGCAGCTGTACTTTAAGTCAGCTATACATGGTCAGGGCGAGGGTGCTGACCACTGTTTTATACCTAAAATTGGAAGTCTAAAATGTCGTTTGTTCCAGCCAATTCAGGCATCTCAAAATTAAAGCCATATCAACCGGGTAAACCGATCAGTGAACTTGAGCGCGAGTTGGGTCTTACCGATATCGTCAAACTGGCTTCAAATGAAAATCCGCTGGGTTGTTCAGATAAAGTCAAAGAAGCGGTCGCTGCGGAAATTGCTGAAATTGGCCGTTATCCAGATGGTGGTGGTTTTATCCTGAAAGATCAGATCAAAAACCAGTTTGGTTTTAATCATGATCAGATTACCTTGGGGAATGGTTCAAACGACTTACTGGAAATGTTTGCCCGTGCATTCGTTTCAGAAAATGATTCGGTGGTGTATAGCCAGCATGCTTTTGCGGTTTATGCATTGGTAACTCAAGCCATTAATGCGCAAGCGATTGAAGTACCAGCTAAAGGCTTTTCGCATGACTTGGAAGCAATGGCGGCTGCCATTCAGGACAACACCAAACTCGTTTTCATTGCAAACCCGAATAATCCGACGGGAACCTGGTTCGAAGAAGCTGAATTTGAAGCTTTCATGCAAAAAGTTCCTGCTAATGTCATCGTGGTTCTGGATGAAGCCTATGTGGAATATTTCCCGGAAAACTTCAACAGCTTGAAATTCCTTGCGCAATATCCAAACCTGATCGTTAGCCGTACTTTGTCGAAGTGTTATGGTTTGGCTGCACTACGTGTTGGTTTTGCTCTGGCTTCAGTTGAAGTGACAGATTACCTGAACCGTATTCGTCAACCATTTAATGTCAACCATTTAGCGATGGTCGCTGCGGTGGCTGCACTGAAAGATGAAGACTTTATCGCGCGTTCTCGTGAAGTGAATAAAGCCGGTATGGCGCAACTTGAAGCTGGCTTTAAGGCTTTGGGTCTTAACTATGTGCCTTCACGTGCCAACTTTATTCTGGTAGATGTACAGGCAGACCCATCAGCAACCTTCAATGGTTTGCTCAAACAAGGGGTGATTGTGCGTCCGGTTGGTATTTCAAATCACATTCGCGTATCGATTGGTACTGAAGCAGAAAATGCGAAATTCTTAAGCGCATTGGCTAAAGTACTCGGTTTAGAGGCAAAAGCTTAAACCATGTCGCAGCCACTGTTTGAAAAAGTTGCATTTATCGGGCTTGGACTGATTGGTTCAAGTCTGGCGCGTGTCATTCGAGCCGAGCATTTGGCCAATGACATCGTTGCATCGACACGTTCACAAAAGACTTTGGAAGATGCTAAATCTCTTGGCCTGATTTCCGAAGGCTATGCAGATCCTGTGGAAGCGGTCAAAGGTGCTGATCTGGTAGTGCTTGCATTACCGGTGCGTGCCACGCAAAAGGTGCTGGAAGCCATCAAGCCTTATTTATCTGCCAATACCATTATCACTGATGTCGGTAGTACTAAAGGCAATGTAGTCGATGCAGCGAAAGCAGTCTTTGGCGATGCACTACCTGAGGGTTTTGTACCGGGCCATCCGATTGCAGGTGCAGAACATACTGGTGTACATGCAGGAAAAGTCGATTTATTTGCCAATCATAAGGTGATTTTGACGCCACTGCCAAGTAGTGCAGGCTGGGCCGTCGATAAACTGATTCAGCTGTGGCAAGCGGCGAAAGCCGAAGTGATTTGTATGGATGTCGACAAGCACGATGAAGTGCTAGCGCATACCAGTCATCTTCCGCATCTCATGGCCTTTAACCTGGTTGAGCAACTGGCCAAGCGTGAAGACAATTTAGATATATTTCGTTATGCTGCCGGTGGCTTCCGGGATTTCTCGCGAATTGCCGCCAGCGATCCACAAATGTGGCATGACATCTTTTTTGCCAACAAAAAAGCAGTTCTGAATGCTGTTGATGGCTTTGAACAGCAGCTCGCGATTATTCGCAAATTGATTGAAGATGAAGATTCCCACGCATTGATGGGCTTATTGGGTCATGCGCAGGCAGCTCGCCAGCATTTCAACCATATGCTCGCCAAGAAACCTTTCATGGAGAAAAATAAAGTGACACAACAATTTACCATTCAGCCGGGTGCCAAGAAATTTCAGGGTAAATTTACCGTGCCAGGTGACAAATCTGTGTCACATCGCTCGATCATGTTTGGTGCGATTGCAGAAGGTACCACACATGTGACCGGCTTTTTGGAAGGTGAGGATGCTCTAGCGACACTGCAAGCTTTCCGTGATATGGGAGTCAGCATTGAAGGCCCTAAAAATGGTGAAGTCACCATTCATGGTGTTGGCATGCAAGGCTTAAAAGCGCCGCAGTCTGCCATTTATATGGGCAACTCAGGCACTTCAATGCGTTTGCTGTCGGGTATGCTAGCAGCACAAAAATTTGATTCAGTCATGACTGGTGACGCATCTTTATCCAAGCGTCCAATGGAGCGTATTGCCAAGCCTTTACGTGAAATGGGTGCGCAAATTCAGACCACAGGTGAACGCGGTACACCACCTGTATCCATCACCGGCAATCAAAACCTTAAAGGGATTCAGTACGATTTGCCAATGGCCTCTGCTCAGGTGAAATCAGGGATTCTACTTGCAGGTCTATGGGCGGAAGGTGAAACTTCGGTGACTGAACCAGAACCAACACGCGACCATACTGAACGTATGCTGCGTGCATTTGGTTATGAAGTGAAAACAGAAAGCAACCGAATTTCCCTGCAAGGTGGCGGCAAGTTAGTGGGTACCAACATTCAAGTGCCTTCAGATATTTCTTCAGCAGCCTTCTTTATGGTGGGTGCGGCCATTACTGAAAATTCGGACGTCACCCTTGAAGCGGTAGGCATTAACCCGACCCGTACTGGTGTGATTGAAATCCTCAAGCAAATGGGTGCGGACATTACAGTTGAAAACGAGCGTATTGCAGGCGGTGAACCGATTGCTGATATCCGTATTCGTGGTACACGTACATTAAAAGGGATTCATATGCCGGAAGATCAGGTGCCATTAGCAATTGATGAATTCCCGGCGCTATTCATTGCCGCTGCATGTGCTGAAGGTCAGACAATTTTGACCGGTGCTGCCGAGCTTCGCGTGAAAGAATCGGATCGTATTCAGGTCATGGCAGATGGTCTTCAAACCATGGGCATCGACTGTACCCCAACTGAAGATGGCATCATCATTGAAGGTAAGGGTAAGTCCGGTGACTGGTTGCCAATCTTTACGGGTGGTGAAATTGAATCGCATCACGATCACCGTATCGCGATGAGTTTTTCGATTGCCGGTTTGCGTAATTCGGAGCAGATCAAGATTGCCGGTACTGAAACGGTCGCAACCAGTTTCCCGACCTTCACGGAATTGACCTCAATCGCAGGATTGCCAATTCAAGTGTCAGAATAATTTTTAAAATTATGTGAAACAGCCAAGCTTTTGCTTGGCTGTTTTGTTTATATTGCTTATGCTAAACCCATATAAGAAAAAAGCCATTTGGAAGTAGCGATGCGAAAATTAAAATTCATGGCCAATACCCAGAGCCAAACACCACGGGATGGTCAAGAGACCCAGGAATATGTAGCACATTTACTTGCTGAAAAATTAGGCAAATACGGTTTTCAGACCTTAAGCCAAAGTGGAGCTCAGGTTGCTGTCAGCGTGGAAGAACATGCGCTGCCTTTATCGGTGAGTTGCGAAACCAGAGATGAACAAGGGCATCTGGTCTGTGAAATTGCCTCATATCCTGAAGAAGAGCAGGACTGGCTGGATCGTATCACTGAAAGAAGCCTGCTTAATCAGCTTGCGCAGGCAGTGGAAACCTCTCTAAAAGAGCAGGAAAGCTTTAGCGAGTTTGAATGGAAGAGCTAATTCAACAGACTCAATCAGCTTTGCCCATACTGCAAACTAAACGCTTGATCCTAAATTGTTTTAAATCAGCCGATGCCAAAGAAACTTATGTTTCAATTACGCCGAGTTTGACACGTTTTATGGCGTGGGACCCACCACAATCTGAACAGGGATTTGCAACAGTCTGGCAAAATTGGCTGGAAAATATGACCGATCATAAAGAATATGTATTTGTGATCCGCCATATTGAAACACAAGAATTTATTGGACTATGTGGTTTGCATCGACTTCATGATGAAATACCTGAAGTCGGTATCTGGATTCGTGAAACTGCACATGGTCATCATTATGGACATGAGGCAGTGCATTGTGTTGTGGCTTATGCTTTCAATACATTCGGGATTCAAGTCTTAAGCTACCCGGTAGCAGAAGAAAACTGGGCTAGCCGTAAAATTGCAGACCGCTTGGGCGGAAAAATTCTCCGTTACATCGATAAGCTTAAATATCGGGCTGTGATGTATGAAATTTTTGCAGAAGATTTTGTCTTTTAATAAAAAAACCCATCAGATGATGGGTTTTTTATTTAGCCAAGCGCTAAGTACCGGGTCATTGCGATCCGTAATTGCTTTAAATAGCCGGTAAAGAAATGGTTGGCACCAGGTAATACGGTCACTAAATGGCGTTGTGGTTTTGCCCATTCAATCATATCTGAGAGCAAAGTCACTTCATCGGCTTCGCCATGAATGAACAGAATGTCGCCTTTAATGGCAGGCGTCACATAATGACGAATACCGGCAACTGTTGCAGTCGGCAGACCACATAAAATGGTTTGCTTTGGTTGCAGTTCTACGGGTAAGGCTGCATAGCTTTTTGCCATGACATGCGCACCAAAACTAAAACCGCCTGCATAAAAAGGCAGGGCAATATGCTGGTTGCGAGCGAACCGAATGACTTCTAATACATCATCCGTTTCACCGAAGCCCTCGTCGTGTATACCTTCACTTTGACCAGAACCACGGAAACTTGGACGATACACAATACAGCCACGTTCCAGATACATTTGTGCCAGTAAAACCGGAACCTTATGTTGTGGTGTACCGCCTTGCAATGGATGGGGGTGACAAACTACCGCGAATCCTTTCACTTCACCCTGAGGATAATCCACAAAAACTTCAATCTGACCCGCAGGCCCTTGAAGAAAAATTTGCTCGGGCATATAAAAACCGATGATTAACAGGAGAATCGTGCATTTTAACGATTATGGTGAATAAAAACATGAATTGGAATTAAAATAAGCAGACTGATATAGTTTGATTAATCATTTTTTGACCAGGTTGCCATGCTCGCTTTAATTTCTCCAGCCAAAACTCTCGATTACGATACTCCATTACCGACTGACCAATTTACTCAAGCGAGATTATTAGAACATTCACAGGACTTGATCAACGTTTGTCGCACACTTTCTGCAACAGAAATTTCCAGCTTAATGAGTGTTAGTGAAAAAATTGCCACTTTAAATACCGCACGTTTTAATGACTGGCAACCGGATTTTAATTTAGCCAATGCCCGTCAGGCGATTTTTGCATTTAAAGGCGATGTCTATACCGGTCTGGATGCCTATAGTTTGAAACATGAAGATCTGCACTATGCACAAGACCGTTTACGTATGTTGTCTGGATTATATGGACTCTTACGTCCCTTGGATCTGATGATGCCGTACCGTCTGGAAATGGGAACTAAATTGGCCAATTCCCGCGGGCATAACCTATATGACTTCTGGGCTCACCACATTACTGATCTGATTAATCAGGATCTAGCAGCAGCAAATTCTGAAATCCTGGTGAATATCGCCTCTGATGAATATTACAAATCAGTCAACGAGTGCAAAATTCAGGCAGACATTATCAAGCCGGTATTTCTGGATCAGAAAAATGGCAAATATAAAGTGATTAGTTTCTATGCCAAAAAAGCACGCGGTCTCATGGCGCGTTTTATGATTGAAAATAAAATTGATCGTATAGAGGGGCTAAAAGCTTTTAATACTGATGGCTATTATTTTGATGCAGACAGTTCACTCAAAGGAGAACTGGTGTTTAAGCGTGATGAACAACTGAGTGCATAAATGAGATGATTCCCAGTATCCAGCATGAGGATATGTATGCCGGATATTGGGATGTCTTTATCATGGTTAGGTTCTTAAATAGTGTTCAACGATTTGACTCTATGATGAGTGAAGTGTGGATGAACTGCATAATGAAAACTTCAAGATAATTAAAAATAAAAATATCGCCAAAAGCTTTGAAATCCCTCGCAAAATCTCCTTTATTTAGATCATTTTATTCTAAAAATTAAAGTTGAGCATTCTTGGAAAAGGAAGATAAAATAAATCGAAATAAGTTCTATTGAATAGGTTAGATTTCATTTATCTACATATTTTAATGTTGAATAAACTTCTTTTAGATATTTTGAAAAATATATTAAATTCAATTATTTAGTTTTTGTTTAAAAGAATTTTTAATAGTGTCGATTTTTTGAAAAAAGAATTATAAATTAATTAAGTATTAATAAATAAAACGACATAAAATTAATATTTAGAGGATAAATAAATGCCTTCTATCGGGTTAAATGTAAACTATGTCACAAGTTTGTTAGGTTTTTTGTTAGCATAATTGCATAGTGTTACAAAGCAGCATAATAAAAATGAAAATATATGCTATCCCTGTTTTTGCCTTAATGATCAGTTTATTAGGATTTTGTGTCCATAAACAGTCCGAAATCAGAAAATATGAAAAGATCCGTCATGTCTTGAACGATGGACGTGATTCAAGCAAATTGCTGGAATCCAATCGACATCGACATCGACATTAAGCAGGTTGTACTATCTTCCTCCCGCCAATTGGGTCGAATTAATAAAATTAAATCAATAATAAATATAATAAAATTTTTTAAATATTCATCTTGAATATATTAATTTCTAATAAAGTGTAAAATCAAATAAGCAATAAGAAATCAATGTGTTATAATTTGCCAACGATCAGGATGAAGCAAAATTCATCTTGTTAAGCATTTGATTTAAATCAAGAAAATAAAGCTGCATAAAAGTTATGCAGCTTTTTTGTTTAGATTTTTTTGGGTTTTTATAGCATAGCCCCGGGGCTGTAAGCTGTTCCAACATTTTAACCCGTCAAATGGCTATGCTGGCATATTCGTTGCTAACACATCCTTAAAATTGATGAATTTTTTTATAAAGTTTCATTTATTTGACGGCTTGCTTAAAGCATTAAGTTTACTCAATAGGGGCTAGGTCATGACGACTCCTAATCCATCTTCAGAAAGTATGCTTGAACGTCTGTTTAAACTGAGTGAAAACAAAACCAGTTTCCGTACAGAAGTTCTTGCCGGTGTAACTACATTCTTAACGATGTGTTACATCATTATTGTCAATCCAATGATTTTGTCCGAAACGGGGATGGATCATGGGGCTGTCTTTGTAGCAACCTGTCTTGCAGCCGCGATTGGCTGTTTAGTCATGGGCTTGATTGCAAATTATCCAATTGCACTTGCACCAGGCATGGGCTTGAATGCCTTCTTTACCTATTCCGTATGTTTGGGAATGGGTGTGCCTTGGCAAACAGCACTTGGGGCTGTGTTTATCTCGGGTCTTGTGTTTATTGCGATCAGCATGTTCAAAATCCGTGAAGCCATTGTCAATGCGATTCCAATGTCGCTGAAACTGGCCATCGGTGGTGGTATTGGCTTATTCCTGGCGCTGATTGCTTTGAAAAATGCCGGCCTGATTGTCGATAATCCCGCTACGTTGGTAGGTTTGGGTGATTTAAAGCAACCATCGGTTTTGCTTGCATTATTTGGTTTCCTTCTAGTCGTTGTAATGCATCACTTTAAAGTGCGTGGTGCGATCATCATCAGTATTTTGGTGTTAACCGGTATTTCAGCAGCACTGGGGCTGAGTGAGTTTAAAGGTGTGGTTGGCGCAGTGCCATCGATTGCACCAACATTTATGCAAATGAGCTTTGAAGGTCTGTTCACTGCCAGTTTAATTGGCGTGATTTTTGTCTTCTTCCTGGTCGATTTATTCGACTCAACCGGTACGCTTGTAGGTGTTTCACACCGTGCAGGCTTGTTGAAAGATGGCAAACTGCCGCGTTTGAAAAAAGCACTTTTTGCGGACTCTTCTGCAATTGTTGCAGGTGCAGCGCTGGGTACATCTTCGACTACGCCATACATTGAATCTTCTGCGGGCGTAGCAGCCGGTGGCCGTACAGGTCTAACTGCTGTTGTAGTCGGTATCCTGTTTGTTGCCTGTTTGTTCCTTGCACCATTGGCACAGTCTGTACCAAGCTTTGCAACAGCGCCAGCGCTGTTATTTGTCGGTGTCTTAATGATTCAAGGTATCGTGCATATTGACTGGGAAGATATTACAGAAGCAGTCCCTGCATTTTTAACCATTGTATTTATGCCATTTACCTATTCGATTGCGGATGGTATTGCGATGGGCTTCATTAGCTATGCACTGATCAAATTGTTAACCGGTAAGGCATCAACTGTACCGTATATGGTCTGGATTATTGCAGTACTATGGACGCTTAAATTCGCACTATTTGGCGGCTAATTTTTCTAGATTTGGAAAGGGTGTAAACTCAGTTTGCACCCTTTTTTTATTATTTTAGGTTTCATGAGGAGAAGCGATGAACCGTCTTGAGTTGATTCGAGCTTTGCCAAAAGCTGAGCTTCATGTTCATATTGAGGGCACTTTTGAGCCTGAGCTAATGTTTGCGATCGCTCAGCGTAATAAAATTGCCATCCCGTATAAATCTGTTGAAGAAGTTAAACAGGCGTATAACTTTCATAATCTTCAGTCGTTCCTGGATATTTATTATGCTGGTGCAGCTGTATTGATTCATGAACAGGATTTTTATGATCTGGCTTGGGCGTATTTTGAAAAATGTGCTGAAGACCGGGTCGTGCATACTGAAATGTTCTTTGATCCACAAACCCATACCGACCGTGGCGTTGCTTTTTCAACCGTGATCAACGGCTTGCAAAAAGCCTGTGATGATGCCAAAGCTAAACTTGGCATCAGTTCACATCTGATTATGTGTTTCTTGCGTCATTTAAGTGAAGAGGCTGCTTTTGCAACACTGGAACAGGCCTTACCTTATAAAGACCAGATTATTGCGGTCGGTCTGGATTCAAGTGAAGTCGGGCATCCACCTTCAAAGTTTGAACGTGTCTTTGCTAAAGCGCGTGAAGCAGGTTTCTTGGTTGTAGCACATGCAGGTGAGGAAGGTCCGGCAGCTTATGTCTGGGAAGCTTTAGATTTGCTGAAAGTGAATCGTATTGATCATGGGGTTCGTTCGGA
The nucleotide sequence above comes from Acinetobacter lwoffii. Encoded proteins:
- a CDS encoding IS4-like element ISAbe18 family transposase; the encoded protein is MSHQNTVFHELIKPVVRQDFEQLAKVHHVGQKFRAASRWDQFIAILMSQFSCRQSLRDIQSNLECQQEKLSHLGAKSIPRSTLARINEQQPAALYQQLFYKLLKYYEHSKVAHKFRFKNPLYSLDASHIDLSLSLCEWAKVHDSKASMKLSIGLNHSNDIPEFVAVENGKENDMVQGRKFQFPAGSIVVFDKGYVDYQWYANLTAQNIGFVTRFRPKSVYQVIRQHPVLESKGILKDETIQLNSAHALKRKAPVLRRIEYRDQQSGKHFSFLSNNFHLAASTIAAIYKDRWKVELFFKAIKQNLKLKAFLGRSRNAIQTQIWIAMIAYLLVSFAQHLGKTGWTVQRLLRIIQVNLFERRTLKALFSPDKIPIKQEEAQMSFLL
- a CDS encoding acyl-CoA dehydrogenase family protein, whose translation is MLAYDADLELFRDNFKRFMNEHVAPYYDQWEREGLMPRSVWNALGENGFLCVDVPEEYGGYGVPTDYSLMLIEESARAGYSAIATGLSCHSDIAAPYILHIGTEEQKKYWLPKMVTGEVVGAIGMTEPGAGSDLQAMRTSAILQDEYYLLNGSKTFISNGQHADLVVLAVKTDPQARAKGVSLLLVDTHLEGFKKGTNLDKIGLHAQDTSELFFDNVKVPKDQLLGQPGQGFAYLMQELPRERTAIAATALGAIRGSIDVTTQYVKERQAFGQAIGQFQNTRFVLAQAKIDELATAAFYNQNLELYMQGKLDVETAAALKSFSTDMQMKIADNLLQLFGGYGYMTEYPISRFFVDARIQRIYGGTNEIMKEIVARGLLGR
- a CDS encoding DJ-1/PfpI family protein, producing the protein MPKRIAVLLTNNFEDQEYLEPVAALLEAKHIICNIEFNAGKVVYGLHGCSAVTIDRDIEQISIDDFDALLIPGGESAVSLSTDMRVLQFIQAFNQAKKTIFSLCDASLLLCEADVLKNRIITSIRAHASRVQRAGGTYYDAELVNDNNQLISSRLPNDLPIFIHECLDVLKS
- the pheA gene encoding prephenate dehydratase, producing MINDDQNTTTSLDLAKIREDIDSVDQQIQQLINRRARLAEAVAKAKFASEENPLFYRPEREAQVLRNVMERNEGPLSDTTMARLFREIMSACLALEAPQSIAFLGPVGTYTHSAVLKHFGHDAVVRPLPTIDEVFRDVEAGSAHYGLVPVENSSEGVVNHTLDCFKTSNLNVIGEVELPIHHQFLISENTRKDSIKQIYAHQQTLAQCRKWLDAHYPGVERVALSSNAEAARRIRNEWHSAAIASEIAASIYDLEIMHSNIEDNPENTTRFLVIGREKVPQSGNDKTSLLISAHDRAGALLEILAPFAKHNISLTSIETRPALPEKWAYVFFIDLEGHIEQEHVKAAIEEIRPLVKEVRVLGSYPAAVL
- the hisC gene encoding histidinol-phosphate transaminase produces the protein MSFVPANSGISKLKPYQPGKPISELERELGLTDIVKLASNENPLGCSDKVKEAVAAEIAEIGRYPDGGGFILKDQIKNQFGFNHDQITLGNGSNDLLEMFARAFVSENDSVVYSQHAFAVYALVTQAINAQAIEVPAKGFSHDLEAMAAAIQDNTKLVFIANPNNPTGTWFEEAEFEAFMQKVPANVIVVLDEAYVEYFPENFNSLKFLAQYPNLIVSRTLSKCYGLAALRVGFALASVEVTDYLNRIRQPFNVNHLAMVAAVAALKDEDFIARSREVNKAGMAQLEAGFKALGLNYVPSRANFILVDVQADPSATFNGLLKQGVIVRPVGISNHIRVSIGTEAENAKFLSALAKVLGLEAKA